A window of Pseudophryne corroboree isolate aPseCor3 chromosome 1, aPseCor3.hap2, whole genome shotgun sequence genomic DNA:
aggagctggttggctggtactttatcaccgtgacgcttatcactttccaaagcttagtacatctggccccaaaTGTCTACCATTTTTTAACTAGCTTGGTGTTCCGCTTAATTCCATTCTCTTCCTCACAAGATTGAGCTGAGAGCTGAGCAATATTTTCTGGCAATGTGTTTTGTACATTATATGTACATTCTGTCTTGCTGGGCAATAATGTTAATAATAATGTTTCTGAGAAAAGCTGGTTGCTTAGGTACAgcatgggtagttaatgccacgtaaGTTTTTCTTGAGAATCTTCATTATTTGACCATTGTGTTACATCTAATTTGttaaatattaataatataaatGAAATGACGGGTTTTGGATCTAGAGGTAAAAAATCCCAGTTTTCAGTTTATTTCTGTGTGGATTTACCAAACACTTCCTATCCGTTAATTCTGTTTGTAAATATGCTGTGACTCAAATGACTGGTGATATTGGTAAaatactggggtctattcatgaagcagtaaaaagagtggagaagtgagcctgtggagaagttgcctatggcaaccaatcatctgctctatACAAATGCATAGTATGCAAATGGCAAAtgtcacttcaatgctgattggttgtcatgggcaacttctccactggcacacttctccacacttttcactgcttcatgagtagacccctCTGTCTGGTAATGGCACAAAGAACATAATTCAGTGAGTACATTTCTTAGACATCTTATTACTGACTGGGCACACTTGAAATGCTGGTTAGAGGGCTTCTAATACTCAATGATCGTGAAAGACGCACACTACTTATTCGCCTGAGTGAACTTTCATTTGATGAGCCAGAGGTGACTTCTGTGCCTTGCTGGCAGTTTGCAGGTAGCTTAACTCCTGCCCAGTTGCAGGCACAGCACAGGAATGCCAGCATAGCCTTACGTACCTCTGAGCTCCGGAGGGAGTAAATCAGTGGGTTAAAGGCTGAATTCAAGACAGCTACAGCCAGCACCCATTCCAGTCCAAGTGGAGATTGGCAGGAAGGGGGAGAGCATGTAGAATCCAACAAAAGGTATATGAAAAGTGGACTCCAGCAGAGTACAAAAGAGCCCAGGATGATGAGAACTGTTTGAAGTAAGTGAAAGGCACGCCGACTTTGGTTTGTGACTGCCACACGTTTGGCACTCGAACATACTAGGAAATAAATAGTGCAGTAAAATCCAATTATGCCAAGTAGAGTGATAGACAGCAGCATAAGGCTAAAGAAAATGTATTGCCTAGAGTAAAGAGGAAGAAGGCTAGAGCAACTTTCAATGTGGCACAGGCAATTCCATCCAAACAAGGGCAAGAGTCCAACCACCGCAGCAAATACCCAGCATAAAATGATCAGACCTTGCACACGTATTACTTTCATCGAGGGGCTTTCAGTGACTGGGGCCACCATAGTACTGTAACGCTCCACTGCCGTTACCAGCAGGCTGAAAGTGGAGGCAGCTAGAGTGGTAAAGACAAGGCCTTCTCTAAAAAACCATTGTTCTGGACTCAGGAGGAAGGTGGTAGGACCCGAAAGGAAAATGTTAAGCAGGTATGAAACGCCAGACAGGAGGTCACTCAATGCGATGTTTGCTAAACAGCAATGAACCCAGCGTCTCACTCGCACATACCTAAAACATAAACACATTAATTATTGGTTAGGATTATTATAGCAATATGCATTTTGTATTTTTTCCTAATTTATATGCCATTCTAAAATAACCAGTATAGTACACTATAATGCTCCTTGCACATACCATAAATCTGGTAAATATGTATCAATTACTATAAAAAAAAGTATGTAAAGTTACTGTATGGTAAAAGTCAAGTTACATTTTTCACGTAGCCGAGTACACCACAAATGTGAACACTGAACAGCTACAGTACCTAACTTTTACTTTTTATAAGGCACCAATCTTCAACCGGGATTTTGTTTATCACCACAGGGTCTATTTACTGTTCTCTCTTACTTTTGCAGTTTATTTTAATGGATTTCCACTACATTTAAGTATGAGAGATATTTAACAAAGGGTGTACCATAGTAGATGTCAGAGATTGATGCTGCAGTCCTTCTATTTGCGATCGCAGCAGTAGTCCTCATAGGTGAAATTGTCCAATTTACCAAGCTCCGCAAAGATTAGCTTTTCTGAACTTGGCCCTATTAGCGCACGCCATGGTTACatacagggttggactgacccacaggaaaacccccggtgggccccactgcctggcccccctcctcttcctctagggatcaggttccagagtgTGTActcgaattatacatatgtt
This region includes:
- the S1PR4 gene encoding sphingosine 1-phosphate receptor 4 translates to MVKGLRSDLVTMNLTKSLCLDLLAKRNINIILLHYNLTGRLSGRSSNSSTLLKGLFVFISLFIVLENFSVLIALLRYVRVRRWVHCCLANIALSDLLSGVSYLLNIFLSGPTTFLLSPEQWFFREGLVFTTLAASTFSLLVTAVERYSTMVAPVTESPSMKVIRVQGLIILCWVFAAVVGLLPLFGWNCLCHIESCSSLLPLYSRQYIFFSLMLLSITLLGIIGFYCTIYFLVCSSAKRVAVTNQSRRAFHLLQTVLIILGSFVLCWSPLFIYLLLDSTCSPPSCQSPLGLEWVLAVAVLNSAFNPLIYSLRSSEVRKAMLAFLCCACNWAGVKLPANCQQGTEVTSGSSNESSLRRISSVRLSRSLSIRSPLTSISSVPSQ